From Rudanella lutea DSM 19387, a single genomic window includes:
- a CDS encoding cytochrome b5 domain-containing protein, giving the protein MNVTPGDSTDRLPTYTRAQLALRNGSDRDEIWCAFRGLIYDVSASRLWRNGKHYEHWAGQDLTDELPDAPHGDWVFQKFPAVGRLA; this is encoded by the coding sequence TTGAACGTGACGCCCGGCGACTCAACCGACCGTTTGCCTACCTACACCCGCGCCCAGCTGGCCCTTCGGAACGGTTCGGACCGCGACGAAATCTGGTGCGCCTTTCGCGGGTTGATCTACGACGTTTCGGCCTCGCGGCTGTGGCGCAACGGTAAACATTACGAGCACTGGGCGGGTCAGGATCTGACCGACGAACTCCCCGATGCCCCTCACGGCGACTGGGTTTTTCAGAAATTCCCGGCCGTCGGGCGGTTGGCATAG
- a CDS encoding ferredoxin--NADP reductase — translation MANRFFLKVKDVIRETPDAVTIQFWHPISQEVRYQPGQFLTFLLNINNQKVRRSYSMSSSPHVDVSLAVTVKRLPGGLVSNYLCDRIRKDDVLETLEPMGTFVPKLDPTNRRTVVLIGAGSGITPLFSMAKSVLHSEPHSRVWLIYGNRNQESIIFKAHLDAMEQAYGSARFHTTHVLSQPTYGYTGTEGRLNSHMIIKLLEELPQSERDNAHVYLCGPDGMMDEARKALSLAGIPTDRVHKESYATATTESAVGDVEEDPAAAESAEGEVTILYEGSEYKFAVAPHQTILEAALEQDIDLPYSCQAGMCTACLGKCVSGQVKLDEEDALSDSELKAGYILTCVAHPVGKDVVIEID, via the coding sequence ATGGCTAATCGATTTTTCTTGAAAGTAAAGGACGTCATCCGCGAAACCCCCGATGCGGTAACGATCCAGTTCTGGCACCCCATCAGTCAGGAAGTACGCTACCAACCCGGTCAGTTTCTGACGTTTCTCCTCAATATCAACAACCAGAAAGTACGCCGGTCGTACTCAATGTCGAGTTCTCCACACGTCGACGTGTCGCTGGCGGTAACGGTCAAACGGTTGCCGGGCGGGCTGGTTTCCAATTACCTCTGCGACCGCATTCGGAAAGACGATGTGCTGGAAACCCTTGAGCCCATGGGTACGTTTGTGCCCAAACTCGACCCCACCAACCGCCGAACGGTTGTGCTGATTGGCGCGGGTAGCGGCATCACGCCCCTGTTTTCGATGGCCAAGTCGGTTTTGCACAGCGAACCCCACAGCCGGGTTTGGCTTATTTACGGCAACCGCAATCAGGAGTCGATTATTTTCAAGGCTCACCTCGACGCCATGGAGCAGGCCTATGGCAGTGCGCGGTTCCACACCACCCACGTACTGAGTCAGCCCACGTATGGCTACACCGGTACGGAAGGGCGTTTGAACAGCCACATGATCATCAAACTGCTGGAAGAGTTGCCGCAGTCTGAGCGCGACAATGCCCATGTTTACCTCTGTGGCCCCGATGGTATGATGGACGAAGCCCGCAAGGCGCTGTCGCTCGCCGGTATCCCAACCGACCGCGTACACAAGGAAAGTTACGCCACGGCCACGACCGAATCGGCTGTGGGAGACGTAGAAGAAGACCCCGCAGCGGCCGAATCGGCCGAAGGCGAAGTGACTATTCTATACGAAGGATCAGAATACAAATTTGCCGTAGCTCCTCATCAGACTATTCTGGAAGCCGCTCTGGAGCAAGACATTGACCTCCCCTACTCGTGTCAGGCCGGCATGTGCACCGCCTGCCTGGGCAAGTGCGTGTCGGGACAGGTAAAACTTGATGAAGAAGACGCCCTCTCCGACTCCGAACTGAAAGCCGGCTACATACTCACCTGCGTGGCGCACCCAGTGGGCAAAGACGTGGTCATTGAAATTGATTAA
- a CDS encoding mannose-1-phosphate guanylyltransferase: MNHTYVIIMAGGVGTRFWPFSRTNNPKQFHDVLGTGRTMLQQTVDRFDGVCPPENIYIVTSDKYKELCQQQIPSLTDEQILCEPIARNTAPCIAYACYKIAQRDPQANIVVSPADHVILKEEEFRRTIRTALEATAAQDILVTLGIRPSRPDTGYGYIQYIPDGESDSKNGRPLRVKTFTEKPHLELAKQFVDSGEFVWNAGIFVWNVQAIMSAFRKYLPETAEVFEEGTPHYATDKETSFIDKAYSLCKSISIDNGIMEKADNVYVVLSDFGWSDLGTWKSLYEVSDKDEHQNAVDAHTMLYDTQNCIIKAPKDRLVVVNGLDGYIVAEYDNVLMICRKDDEQKVKQFVAEAKEQGATFV; the protein is encoded by the coding sequence ATGAACCATACATACGTCATTATCATGGCGGGTGGGGTCGGAACGCGTTTCTGGCCGTTCAGCCGTACCAACAATCCCAAGCAATTTCACGATGTACTCGGCACGGGCCGAACCATGCTTCAGCAAACGGTTGACCGCTTCGACGGTGTTTGCCCCCCCGAAAATATCTACATCGTAACGAGCGATAAGTACAAGGAACTTTGTCAGCAGCAGATTCCGAGCCTCACCGACGAGCAGATTTTGTGTGAGCCTATTGCGCGCAACACCGCTCCCTGCATTGCCTACGCATGTTATAAAATTGCCCAACGCGACCCACAGGCCAACATTGTAGTTTCGCCCGCCGATCACGTTATTCTGAAAGAAGAGGAATTCCGGCGTACGATTCGCACGGCTTTGGAGGCTACAGCCGCACAGGATATTCTGGTGACGCTGGGCATTCGGCCAAGCCGCCCCGATACCGGCTACGGGTACATTCAGTATATTCCAGATGGCGAGTCGGACAGCAAAAATGGGCGTCCACTGCGGGTAAAAACGTTCACCGAGAAGCCGCACCTCGAACTGGCTAAGCAATTTGTTGATAGTGGTGAGTTTGTCTGGAACGCGGGCATCTTCGTCTGGAACGTGCAGGCTATCATGTCGGCCTTCCGAAAGTATTTACCCGAAACTGCCGAAGTATTTGAAGAGGGGACGCCCCACTACGCCACCGACAAGGAAACCTCGTTTATCGACAAGGCCTACTCGCTCTGCAAGAGCATCTCCATCGACAACGGGATTATGGAGAAAGCCGACAATGTGTACGTGGTTTTGAGCGACTTCGGCTGGTCGGACCTGGGCACCTGGAAATCGTTGTACGAGGTGTCAGATAAAGACGAGCATCAGAATGCCGTTGACGCCCATACGATGCTTTACGATACTCAAAACTGCATCATCAAAGCTCCGAAAGACCGCTTGGTCGTTGTTAACGGGCTCGACGGCTACATTGTGGCTGAGTACGATAATGTGCTCATGATTTGCCGCAAAGACGACGAGCAGAAGGTAAAACAGTTTGTGGCCGAAGCCAAAGAGCAAGGCGCAACGTTTGTATAG
- the thiL gene encoding thiamine-phosphate kinase translates to MTTIDSIGEFGLIDRIRTATETPQQPGTIRGIGDDAAVFALNDTEYGLISTDMLLEGIHFDLTYTPLKHLGYKAVAVNVSDIAAMNGLPTQITVSLGLSSRFTVEAVDELYAGIRAACAAYKVDLVGGDTTASRSGLVISVSVLGTVPKDRITYRNTAQPNDVVCVTGDLGAAYLGLQLLEREKQEYLANPDMQPSLSEERAYLMQRQLRPDARTDIVHELRDLDITPTAMIDISDGLSSEILHLCRQSGTGVVLFDENIPIDDQAHLAATEFGISALTAALNGGEDYELLFTVRPQAFESLKNHARITAIGYLTADPAQTILATKAGQQTRLRAQGWGGTGA, encoded by the coding sequence ATGACGACAATCGATTCTATCGGCGAGTTTGGCCTCATCGACCGTATCCGTACGGCTACTGAGACACCTCAGCAACCGGGCACCATTCGGGGTATCGGCGACGATGCCGCCGTTTTTGCACTGAACGATACGGAGTACGGCCTGATCTCGACAGATATGCTGCTCGAAGGTATTCACTTCGACCTGACGTACACTCCTCTTAAACACCTGGGCTACAAAGCTGTAGCGGTTAATGTGTCGGATATTGCGGCCATGAACGGCCTGCCTACGCAGATTACCGTGAGCCTTGGGCTCAGCAGCCGGTTTACGGTCGAAGCCGTCGACGAACTCTACGCGGGTATTCGGGCGGCTTGTGCGGCCTATAAAGTGGATCTGGTGGGGGGCGATACCACGGCCTCGCGCTCGGGGCTGGTCATTTCGGTTTCGGTATTGGGTACGGTGCCCAAAGACCGAATCACGTACCGTAACACCGCCCAACCCAATGATGTGGTGTGCGTAACCGGCGACCTCGGGGCGGCTTACCTGGGTCTGCAACTGCTCGAACGCGAAAAACAGGAGTATCTGGCCAATCCCGATATGCAGCCGTCGCTTTCGGAAGAAAGAGCCTATCTGATGCAGCGGCAACTTCGGCCCGACGCCCGCACCGATATTGTGCACGAGCTCCGCGACCTCGATATTACACCGACGGCAATGATTGATATTTCGGACGGATTATCGTCGGAGATACTACACCTCTGTCGGCAGTCGGGTACGGGTGTCGTACTGTTCGACGAAAACATCCCGATCGACGATCAGGCTCATCTGGCAGCTACCGAATTTGGCATCAGTGCGCTCACGGCAGCCCTTAACGGGGGCGAAGACTACGAGCTGTTGTTTACTGTTCGGCCGCAAGCGTTCGAATCCCTTAAAAACCACGCCCGTATCACGGCGATCGGTTACCTCACCGCCGACCCTGCCCAGACTATTCTGGCCACCAAGGCCGGGCAGCAAACCCGCCTGCGCGCTCAGGGTTGGGGAGGCACCGGGGCATAG
- a CDS encoding carboxypeptidase-like regulatory domain-containing protein: MLKTLTNSLRVLPLLLLLLSISAFAQVNVSGKVTDASTTEPLAGVSIAVKGKVVGTITDTKGNFSFSTNTPPPFQIVISSVGFQTQEKTVTGNVSDLNIVLSEQVTVGEEVVVSASRVEESVLKSPVSVEKMDIRAIQQTPASNFYEGLANFKGIDVATQGLLFKSINMRGFGATGNPRTVQMIDGMDNSAPGLNFPIDNIVGIPELDVESVEILPGAASALYGPNAIQGLILMNSKSPFLYQGLSANVKTGIMSASNRDVVNTPFYDASIRYAKAFNNKLAFKVNASYLQAKDWQATNYTNLNAAGTTTGALDPDRGAGTLPNYDGMNVYGDENQQGMQAVANSIIANPNTPAALRTQLQTALSNGLIPNVNVSRTGWRERDLVDYNTKSLKLNAAMHYRLTEKIEAVGQINYGFGTTVYTAQGRYSLRNFALTQAKLELRGDNFTLRAYTTQERSGDSYASSLAAVFMNEGWKPSTTWFPQYIGAYVGARAAGQADAAAHLAARAAADQGRPLPGTAAFEQLRDRVRDTPIVQGGGAFTDKTNLYHAEGVYNFKNQIKFADVLVGANFRQYQLRSAGTLFADLAEGRTGTIPINEYGAFLQVKKSLFNEHLAITASTRYDKNENFKGQFTPRVSAVATFGDHNFRVSYQTGFRIPTTQNQYIDLLTPQARLIGGLPEFYTRYNLANSFSRTNVTQVGAAIQTTAASQDFRTRQIQALTAIVQPQVIAEVTRQVTAGVTAQVNAAVAAGQIPAAAAAAAIQQGVTAQLATPQVQGLIAQNVTAQVTANAPNFIQAQAVAANLAGLKPYQRREFKPERVANYEIGYRGVFNKRLFVDAYYYYSVYRDFLGSVVLIQPTATIAPGILPEASGVFSGSTRRAFSMPVNSSERITASGWAIGLNYALPKGYVISGNIANNQLNNFTPSEELQTAGFNTPKNRYNLGFSKRPTGNSKFGFGVTFRAQDEFVWEGFGQPTEVGVPLYANTIVPAIRNLDAMVNYKLTGLKSIIKVGATNLGGKPYLQAFGSPYIGSTYYVSLTFDELLN, from the coding sequence ATGCTAAAAACGCTTACCAATTCATTACGTGTTTTACCCTTACTGCTTTTGCTTCTGAGTATCAGTGCATTTGCTCAAGTAAATGTGAGTGGTAAAGTAACGGACGCCAGCACCACCGAACCCCTTGCCGGGGTGAGCATTGCCGTTAAGGGCAAGGTAGTTGGCACAATTACCGACACAAAAGGTAACTTTTCGTTCAGTACGAACACCCCGCCCCCGTTTCAGATTGTGATCTCGTCGGTTGGTTTTCAGACCCAGGAAAAAACCGTAACCGGTAACGTTTCTGACCTGAATATCGTCCTGTCGGAGCAGGTAACGGTGGGCGAAGAGGTGGTTGTATCAGCGAGCCGCGTAGAAGAAAGTGTGTTGAAATCGCCCGTTTCTGTCGAGAAAATGGACATTCGCGCCATTCAGCAAACGCCCGCTTCTAACTTCTACGAGGGTTTGGCCAACTTCAAAGGGATCGACGTGGCTACGCAGGGCCTGCTGTTCAAATCGATCAACATGCGCGGATTTGGCGCTACCGGTAACCCCCGTACGGTGCAGATGATCGACGGGATGGACAACTCGGCCCCCGGTCTGAACTTCCCGATTGACAACATTGTGGGTATTCCCGAACTCGACGTGGAGAGCGTTGAGATCCTGCCCGGTGCAGCCTCGGCCCTGTACGGCCCCAATGCCATTCAGGGTCTGATTCTGATGAACTCGAAGAGCCCATTCCTGTATCAGGGGCTGAGCGCCAACGTGAAAACCGGCATTATGTCGGCCAGCAACCGCGACGTGGTCAATACGCCGTTCTACGACGCTTCTATCCGGTACGCCAAGGCCTTCAACAACAAGTTGGCGTTTAAGGTCAATGCCTCGTATCTGCAGGCAAAAGACTGGCAGGCTACCAACTATACCAACCTCAACGCAGCTGGTACAACTACGGGCGCACTCGATCCCGACCGGGGCGCGGGCACCCTGCCGAACTACGATGGTATGAACGTGTATGGCGACGAAAACCAGCAGGGTATGCAGGCCGTAGCTAACAGCATTATTGCGAACCCAAACACCCCTGCAGCGCTGCGCACGCAGTTGCAGACGGCCCTGAGCAATGGCTTGATTCCGAACGTGAACGTGAGCCGGACCGGCTGGCGCGAGCGCGACCTGGTCGATTACAACACCAAGAGCCTCAAGCTGAACGCGGCTATGCACTACCGGCTTACCGAAAAAATCGAAGCCGTTGGTCAGATCAACTATGGTTTCGGTACTACGGTGTACACGGCACAGGGCCGTTACTCGCTGCGTAACTTTGCACTGACGCAGGCTAAACTCGAACTCCGGGGCGACAACTTTACCCTGCGAGCCTATACCACGCAGGAGCGCTCAGGCGACTCGTATGCGTCGAGCTTAGCGGCTGTGTTTATGAACGAGGGCTGGAAACCCAGCACCACCTGGTTCCCTCAGTACATTGGTGCGTACGTAGGCGCTCGGGCGGCTGGTCAGGCTGATGCCGCGGCCCACTTAGCGGCCCGTGCGGCTGCCGATCAGGGTCGGCCATTGCCGGGAACGGCGGCCTTCGAGCAACTGCGTGACCGCGTACGCGATACGCCGATTGTACAGGGTGGCGGTGCGTTTACCGACAAAACCAACCTCTACCATGCCGAAGGGGTGTACAACTTCAAAAACCAGATCAAATTTGCTGATGTTCTCGTAGGGGCCAACTTCCGTCAGTATCAACTACGGTCGGCAGGTACACTCTTCGCCGATCTGGCCGAAGGCCGCACTGGTACCATCCCCATTAATGAGTACGGCGCGTTCCTACAGGTGAAAAAGAGCCTGTTCAACGAGCATCTGGCCATCACGGCTTCGACCCGTTACGACAAGAACGAAAACTTCAAAGGGCAGTTTACGCCCCGTGTATCGGCTGTAGCGACGTTTGGAGATCATAACTTCCGGGTGTCGTACCAGACGGGTTTCCGGATTCCGACCACGCAAAACCAGTACATTGACCTGCTGACCCCCCAGGCTCGCCTGATTGGTGGTTTGCCCGAATTTTACACCCGCTACAATCTGGCAAACTCGTTCTCACGGACCAACGTAACTCAGGTTGGTGCCGCCATCCAGACTACGGCTGCCAGCCAGGATTTCCGTACCCGGCAGATTCAGGCCCTCACGGCTATTGTACAGCCACAAGTGATCGCAGAAGTTACGCGGCAGGTAACTGCCGGCGTGACAGCACAGGTCAACGCGGCCGTAGCGGCTGGTCAGATTCCGGCAGCGGCAGCGGCAGCAGCTATCCAGCAGGGCGTAACGGCTCAATTGGCTACGCCACAGGTACAGGGTCTGATTGCCCAGAACGTAACCGCTCAGGTAACGGCCAACGCGCCTAACTTCATTCAGGCGCAGGCAGTAGCTGCTAACTTAGCCGGGCTGAAACCCTACCAGCGTCGGGAGTTCAAGCCCGAGCGCGTAGCTAACTACGAGATCGGCTACCGGGGTGTGTTCAACAAGCGTCTGTTTGTTGATGCCTATTACTACTACAGTGTGTACCGTGACTTCCTCGGTAGCGTAGTGCTGATTCAGCCAACGGCTACCATTGCACCGGGTATCCTGCCCGAAGCTTCTGGTGTATTCAGCGGCAGCACACGCCGGGCTTTCTCAATGCCGGTTAACAGCTCAGAGCGGATCACGGCGTCGGGTTGGGCTATCGGCCTGAACTATGCTTTGCCGAAGGGTTACGTCATTTCGGGTAACATTGCCAACAACCAGCTGAACAACTTTACGCCATCAGAAGAGCTGCAAACGGCTGGCTTCAACACGCCCAAAAACCGGTATAACCTCGGTTTCTCGAAGCGCCCAACGGGCAACTCGAAATTTGGGTTTGGCGTAACGTTCCGGGCGCAGGATGAGTTTGTGTGGGAAGGTTTCGGTCAGCCTACTGAAGTAGGTGTACCGCTCTACGCCAACACGATTGTACCGGCTATTCGTAACCTCGATGCGATGGTGAACTACAAACTGACCGGCCTCAAGTCGATCATCAAAGTAGGAGCTACCAACCTCGGTGGTAAGCCGTACCTGCAAGCGTTTGGCAGCCCGTACATCGGCTCTACGTACTACGTAAGTCTGACGTTCGACGAACTGCTGAACTAA
- a CDS encoding M56 family metallopeptidase, whose translation MNQSNWLTSPVAEAVGWTLLHALWQGFALVLPVAVCFYLMRRSRAVVRYRLGMAALLAQLMASAVTFGFYYDPTPAPSIHLSSMAAAWWVQSAALSRPSGLAALQLFLSAHLSQIVGLWLVGVGVFGLRLVGGWVYVQRLRKAATLPVPALLSQTMDRLTQRLAIRARLQVSAQVSSPVVVGLLKPVVLWPVGLLSGLSAADVEAILAHELAHIRRYDYGLNMLQSVVEVFYFFHPALWWLSARVREEREHCCDDVAVAVVGDARILARALARVEEWQRAGAETPHLVMAFAGQRQQLLQRVRRMLGVPTQPLVSNSQLAVLTLITLLGVSVSVYAVQRKETVSSVARTQKRQAAMANALTASRLRSVEAASASISVPMGSAPALQILSRPEASDVDSVRKGVVETDRTETELVNQIAPIAAQDTARMRAAQKELEQLTKQMNEVMSGRQATIERLSNEMAELTRKNSQSQKQLEPLTRQLGQLARQHSALTQKLGPLERELNRLSSQNDAKTRALIRQKEAQSRQVQEQMERLEKQMEKLSEQVEPAHARMEPFYNRLATIGDSINTLYEPTFALTEKIAQLSEQIAEDAHRQAEVAYRRAEEAYRRVEGEMRAMSPAGAPEPPAVREPRAPREPRAPRMPRTPRVPRAAVSPVPPPPGVPAPAALAPVPAAPGVPAHGAHPPRPPRAIRGRAALQPAPAAAPAEAPRPAPKPPRAPEE comes from the coding sequence ATGAATCAAAGTAATTGGCTCACTAGTCCGGTTGCCGAAGCGGTAGGCTGGACCCTCCTGCATGCCCTCTGGCAGGGTTTTGCCCTTGTATTGCCCGTAGCGGTCTGTTTTTACCTGATGCGCCGGAGTCGGGCTGTGGTACGCTACCGGTTGGGCATGGCGGCATTACTCGCCCAGTTGATGGCGTCGGCGGTAACGTTTGGGTTTTATTACGATCCTACCCCGGCCCCCAGTATTCACTTGAGCAGTATGGCTGCGGCCTGGTGGGTGCAGTCGGCTGCATTGTCCCGGCCGTCGGGGCTCGCGGCCCTACAATTGTTTCTGTCGGCGCATCTTTCTCAGATTGTGGGGCTGTGGCTGGTGGGTGTGGGTGTATTTGGTCTTCGGTTAGTTGGGGGCTGGGTGTACGTACAACGGCTACGGAAGGCGGCCACCTTGCCCGTACCAGCTTTGTTAAGTCAAACCATGGATCGGCTCACGCAACGGCTGGCCATACGGGCCCGGTTGCAGGTATCGGCACAGGTGTCGAGCCCGGTTGTGGTGGGGTTGCTCAAGCCGGTGGTGCTGTGGCCCGTGGGGTTGCTGTCGGGCCTGAGTGCTGCTGATGTAGAGGCTATTCTGGCGCATGAGCTGGCACACATCCGGCGGTACGATTACGGGCTCAACATGCTACAGTCAGTGGTAGAAGTTTTTTACTTTTTTCACCCGGCCCTATGGTGGCTTTCGGCACGGGTACGTGAAGAGCGCGAACATTGCTGCGACGATGTGGCCGTAGCTGTTGTGGGCGACGCCCGGATTCTGGCCCGCGCGTTGGCCCGGGTAGAGGAGTGGCAGCGGGCTGGTGCCGAGACCCCCCACCTCGTAATGGCATTTGCCGGCCAACGCCAACAGCTATTGCAGCGGGTTCGGCGGATGCTGGGCGTACCCACTCAGCCGCTCGTTTCAAATAGTCAACTGGCGGTGCTTACGCTGATTACCCTACTGGGCGTGAGCGTGTCGGTATATGCCGTGCAACGTAAAGAAACCGTCTCTTCGGTGGCGCGTACCCAAAAGCGGCAGGCGGCTATGGCCAATGCGCTAACTGCCAGTAGGTTGAGGTCCGTTGAGGCAGCATCTGCTTCGATTTCGGTACCGATGGGTAGTGCTCCTGCCTTGCAGATACTGAGCCGCCCGGAAGCATCCGACGTCGACTCGGTGCGTAAAGGGGTGGTCGAAACAGACAGAACTGAGACGGAACTCGTTAACCAAATTGCGCCTATCGCGGCTCAGGATACGGCCCGGATGCGGGCGGCTCAGAAAGAGCTTGAGCAACTCACCAAGCAGATGAACGAGGTGATGAGCGGGCGTCAGGCAACCATCGAGCGGCTCTCGAACGAAATGGCCGAGCTGACCCGCAAAAATAGCCAGTCGCAGAAGCAGCTCGAACCCCTTACCCGGCAATTGGGTCAACTGGCCCGTCAGCATAGTGCGCTGACGCAGAAACTTGGGCCGTTGGAGCGTGAACTCAATCGGCTGAGTAGCCAGAACGACGCCAAGACTCGCGCGTTGATCCGGCAGAAAGAAGCGCAAAGCCGACAGGTACAAGAACAGATGGAACGGCTCGAAAAGCAAATGGAGAAGCTGAGCGAACAAGTGGAGCCCGCGCATGCGCGTATGGAGCCATTTTATAACCGTCTGGCCACCATCGGCGATTCGATCAACACGTTGTACGAGCCAACGTTTGCCCTGACGGAGAAAATTGCCCAACTGAGCGAACAAATTGCGGAAGATGCACATCGGCAGGCTGAGGTAGCGTACCGGCGGGCCGAAGAGGCTTACCGACGGGTTGAAGGCGAAATGCGGGCCATGAGCCCAGCCGGAGCACCTGAACCCCCGGCCGTTCGGGAACCTCGTGCGCCCAGAGAGCCCCGCGCTCCTCGAATGCCGCGTACGCCACGAGTACCCCGTGCGGCTGTATCCCCCGTGCCGCCCCCACCCGGCGTACCGGCTCCAGCAGCCTTAGCTCCTGTGCCAGCGGCTCCCGGTGTACCCGCTCATGGGGCTCACCCGCCCCGGCCGCCACGGGCTATCCGGGGGCGGGCGGCTTTGCAACCCGCCCCGGCAGCTGCCCCGGCCGAGGCTCCGCGCCCCGCGCCAAAGCCCCCACGGGCCCCTGAGGAGTAG
- a CDS encoding BlaI/MecI/CopY family transcriptional regulator, translating to MRPTDSELEILHVLWQHGPRTVRQVNDQLSQQREIGYTTTLKLMQIMYEKGLLTRSEEAKSHVYTAALSEQEAQQSLLDRFLETAFKGSASQLVMQVLGRHKTSADELDEIKRLLNSRADGSQDHESK from the coding sequence ATGCGCCCAACGGATTCTGAACTGGAGATTTTGCACGTGCTGTGGCAACACGGTCCTCGCACGGTGCGGCAAGTAAACGACCAACTGAGTCAGCAACGCGAAATTGGGTACACCACAACCCTGAAGCTGATGCAGATTATGTACGAAAAAGGGCTACTGACGCGTTCGGAAGAGGCCAAGTCGCACGTGTACACAGCGGCTTTGAGCGAGCAGGAGGCCCAGCAGAGCCTGCTCGACCGGTTTCTGGAAACGGCCTTCAAAGGGTCAGCTTCGCAATTGGTGATGCAGGTATTGGGGCGGCACAAGACCAGTGCCGATGAGTTGGACGAGATCAAACGATTATTAAACAGCCGCGCCGACGGTTCACAAGATCATGAATCAAAGTAA